The Actinomyces wuliandei genome contains the following window.
AGACCGACCGCGCCTTCCGGGAGACTCACCAGACCGAGGAGAAGCTGAGAATTGCCGCCACCGCCAACAGGTACGTCGACACTGCGGAGACCATCTTCCTCGACGAGGGCTACCTACCCCTGCTGGTCGGGCGGGCACTGAGCGTGGAGCGCGACCTCACCATCATCACCACGTCCCTTCCTACAGCCATGGAGATGAGCGAGCGTCCCCGCACCCGGGTCATCAGCGTCGGTGGGCGGGTACGACGCACCACCATGGGGGTCGTCGACTTCTGGGCTCTGGGCACCCTGCGGCAGATGACCCCGGACCTGGCTTTTGTCGGCGCAAACGGTGTCAGCGAGGACGGCTGGCTGTCCACCCCTGACCCTGCTGTCGCCTCCGTCAAGGAGACCGTCATTGCCTCGGCCCGGCGCAGCGTCTTCGTGGGAGGCCATGAGAAGTTCGGGCGCCAGACATTCACCCGCTTCGCCCACGTGCGGGAGATGGAGGTGATCCTGACCGGCCACGAGCTACGCTCCACGACGGCGCAGCGCCTGTCGCTCCTGGGCACCAAGGTGGAGCGGGTCTAGGTCCGGTGCCACGGCCACAGGTCATAGAGGCCGGGGAGCACCCCCTCGCGTGAGGAGGCGGGGCCACGTACCGGGGTCTACGAGATCGAAGTCCGTCTCGTGCCCCTAGCGTGTGGGTGCGGGGTAGTAAGGGGCCAGGGCCAGGCGCAGCTCGTAGAGCTCGCGCAGGGAGGCGCTGACCTCGTCCCGATGACCGCCGCACGAGGGTTCCGTGCCCTGCCGGAGACCTGCTACAACCTGCGCCTGTCGATCCTGACGATCGCGACGGTCATGGCCCTGGCCTACGTCATGAACTTCTCCGGACAGACCTCTGCGGTGGGCGTGGCCCTGGCCACGGCTGGCGGGGCCTTCGCCTTCCTGTCCCCGGTCCTGGGCTGGATCGGCACGGCGGTGGCGGGGTCGGCCACCAGCGCTGGCGCGCTCTTCGCCAACCTCCAGGCCACGGCAGCCCAGGGGGCGGACCTGGACCCCCGGCTCCTGCTGGCGGCCAACACCATCGGCGGCGGGCTGGGCAAGATCGTCTCCCCGCAGAACCTGGCCGTGGTGACCACCGCCGTGGACTCCCCCGGCTCGGAGCCGGAGATCCTGCGCAAGGCGGCCCCGTACTCGGTGGGCCTGCTCCTGCTCCTGTGCGTACTGGTGCTGGCCGCCTCCCAGGGGTGGCTGGGCGGTTACACGCCCGCCTGAGGCGCGGGCGGGCGCGTACCGACTGCGACCCTCCGGCACCCGCTGGCCACCCCCGGCACCTGGCGCCCTGGTGGTCGTGTGGTTGCGCACACCCAGGGGCGCGTCTTCCCTGGCGATCTCACGGTGCCCGGCTGCCAGCACTCCAGAAGAATGTTGACTAGATCTCAAGACCAACATAGTGGGACGCAGCGACCAGCACGTCACCTACAGTAAGTTCCGTGAGCTACGATCTTGAGATTCGTTTCGACGTGCTGGCGCATACTGCTTCCAGGCTGGACCAGGAGCACGACACCCTCTCCGACTCGCCAACCAGCTGCCTGGTGAGCGCCCAGGAGGCGACCTCCGGGTTCCCGGCAGCCTTCAACGGCTCCTTGTTCAACCTGGCGGACGAGCACCGCAGCGTGCTCGAAGACCTTGACACGGTAGCAGCGGGCATCCGGACAGCCTCAGACTACTTCGAGCTCACCGAGGAGGACATCGCCGCCTCCGCCAGGCACCTCCTGCGAGAAAGCTGGTTGCGGCCATGACTACGACCGTCACGCTGTCGGCTGCGGCGTCCTTCACCCCGGAGCCTTACTACCAGGCCGCTTTTCGCTTGAACTCACAGGGGCGCACCGCCCAAGACGCCGCGCACGGGATCGTCAGCGCCAAGACGACGGCTGCCGAGGGGTGGAAGGGCAGGGCCGCAGCAGCCTTTGCAGCACGCGCCACCTCAGTAGCAGGCACGGTAGAGGGGCTGGCCACCAGCCTCATACAGCATGCCAACCTGCTGGAGTGGTATGCAAAGGCCAAGAACACCGCCTGCCGAAGAGCGGTAGATGCCGCGCAGCAGATGGAGGCTGCGGGTTTCGAGGTCGCGGACGACTGGACGCTGTCCCTGTCGGCGGCTCAGCAGCAGGCTACCGGGCAAGGTTTCCTCCTGACCCAGATGGCCGCCATGCAGACGACGCTCAACGCCTTCGCCCAAGCGATCACCCTGGTGGACACCCAGGCCACGGCCCAGCTGGCCTCTACAGCACCTACTGCGCCCATGTCGCCACAGGAGGCCCCATACACCACCGCCAATGGCTACACGACCGGGGAGCCCCCGGACCGGACCATCAAATTTGACGACGATTTCCCATTCGGCTCCAAGAGGGGGACCGCCACCGTCGAGGACGAGCTCTCCTGGCTCCGGTGGGAGGCGATGCTGCGAGGAGCCCAGGCGCTGCGCCCCGACCTCGACGACGCTCTGCCCATGTACGAGCACTACCGGGACGCCAGCGGCACACCTATGACCTTCGACTACGAGGAGGGGTACCGGGAGGACACCTCGATCCGCAAAGAGGTTGACGGAGAGCTGAACGAGACCATCACGGCAGCCAACGAGCTCGTCGAGAATGGCTATACCGACACCAAGTTGCACTCCCCTATACGTCAGGGCGATACCACCACGGACAACTGGTCAAAAACCATCGGTCAGCACCACTACTACAGCGACTCCACACTCAGAGTTGAGGGTGACACGGTGACACTGACAACGACAGTCACAGCAAGAGACCGATGGAACTTCAACAACAACATGGCCGACAAGGCCACAGGTATCCCTGACGCCGAAAACGGCCGCTTTGAGGAGCTAGGCTGGGCGCGGAGTTTTGACACGAGCGGGACCCTCACCCGAACGGTGTCGTGGAAGGTCGGGGAGGAGCCGCCCCAGCTCGGGGACGGCTCCGGCCAGGAGCCAGGCGACTCGCACGACGATGAGTCCCGGGACCGCAACGACTGGCGCGGCGGGTGGGACAACGGTGGAGGCCGCTACCCCCGCCACGAGCCCGGTGGCGGCGACCAGGCCAACCGCTACCCTGACGGCAGGCAGTACTGAGGAGGTTGCGTCGATGGTGACCGGCCGACTTCGAACCGACACCGCTGCGCTTCTGCCACTCATTCCGGGCCTACGAGGTGACGAGCCACGCCGGTGGATTGTCTGCGATGACTCCGGCAACGGCCTACCAGGCCCGGTCACCACACGGACCCACGCCCTGGTGACAGCCAAGGGCGTCCTTGCCAGAAAGCCTGCAGGCTACGCCGACACCCCGGCCTGCCTACCAGCAGGCATCCCGTCCGTCCTTGGAGCAGACACCTCCCCGCCATGAAGGACCGGCAGCCATCTAGCATTGGGGACCAGGAATCACCATGTCTCCAACCTTTGCGGCGCTCGCTGACAGGCTCATCCCTGTACACCGCTTTGCACCCGCTGAGACTAAGAAAAAGAGGAAGACCTGGACATGAGAAAACACACGAGACACGGACCCCTCAGCACAGCAACCGCCTGCGCCGTCCTCCTGACGGGGTGCTCCGTCCTGCCCCTCCCCGGCCAGGAGGAGCCGCAGGACGACCGCTTCGCCGACTTCACCCAATACGTACCCGAGCCGCTGAAAGCCCAGACGTCTCTAAGCTCAGTGACCCAACGCATGCCAGGCATCACCGCCACAGAGGCACACTT
Protein-coding sequences here:
- a CDS encoding DeoR/GlpR family DNA-binding transcription regulator; translated protein: MGSARDRREVLLALIREHGTLAVSDLSTQFGVSQETARRDVRALEDRGLVTRSYGEVTAVDVSTFETDRAFRETHQTEEKLRIAATANRYVDTAETIFLDEGYLPLLVGRALSVERDLTIITTSLPTAMEMSERPRTRVISVGGRVRRTTMGVVDFWALGTLRQMTPDLAFVGANGVSEDGWLSTPDPAVASVKETVIASARRSVFVGGHEKFGRQTFTRFAHVREMEVILTGHELRSTTAQRLSLLGTKVERV